A segment of the Pseudoalteromonas sp. DL-6 genome:
AAGTGGGCAGATTTTATTTTCTAAAAAAACATTAACCGAACCGCATAAACAAGTTGCTATAGCCTCAGACTGTATTGCTTTACCTGACTTTCTTACGGCAAAGCAAATTATTAACTTGTCCGTGAATACGCTGGATTGTGATTGGCCAACGACAATAATAGATGGGTTTAATTTCAATGAATTTTTAAATACTCGTTTTGATGCGCTGTCGTCAGGTAATCAAAAGAAATGCCAGTTAATTTTAGCGCTTATGCGTGATGCACCTTATTTACTTCTAGACGAACCCAGCGCAGCACTTGATCAAGCCAGTATTCAGTATTTATTAGTACTGCTTGATGAATATCTAATAGATAAGCCAAATGGGAAAATAGTCATCACCTGCCATGAACCAGCGCCATTTATTGAGCGTGGCTTTGAGTGTATACCGTTATGATTGCAAACTTAAAACAATCAATCGGGCAATATCGCTCTTTTATGGATTATCGTTATCAGGCTTACAAAACTGAACTCACGCAATTATTGTTGCAACTTAAAAACTTTGGCTTGTTATTTCTAGTGGTACTTGGCTCTGCCATGCTTGGTATGATTTTACTGTTGTTTTTAGGGCTGGGAAAAATTATCGATAGCAGCGATGCACCGCAGTATGGTGCACAGATGGCTTGGCTGTATTTGCTGTTGCAAAGTGTCATGTTGAGCGCAATGAAACCTGCTATAAAAAACAGCGCTCAACGTGCCTTTCAACAAACATTGGTGAAGCGATATTGGCTTGGTTTTATGGATATAAAGCTTTTACTTTTAAGCAATGGCTGGTTGATTGCGAGCCTCATTATCGCGATTGATCTTAGTTTGAGTCAGTGGCTTAGAGTGCCGCATTTCTGGTTGTTTTTACTATTGCAATTTGTGCTCGGCATTTTATGTTTATACAAGCCAATAGCGCTGGTTTATGGTTTTTTGTTATCCGCAGTTTGGGCAACGTTACCGCTTGATGTCAGTCCATTGCTTTATCATAGCGGCTTTGTTCTGTTGTTTGCGCTAAGTACCTTGATGGTCCCTTTTAATGCTACAGCTAAGCTAAAGTTGAATTCACTTACAGGCTTTTGGCTGTTATTTTTTATGCATAATAGCTGGGCTTTGATATGGCGAGGAGCTTTATTACTATGTGTATTTATGGCATCCAAGGTGTTGTTACAAGAGCGCGCTGATTTAGCTGCTATATTCAGTATTTTGTCACTTGCCTTTGTGGTGTTATTTAGTAGCTCACTACAATTTGATTGTCGTCACCTATATCAGCAGTACAGTGTGTTTTTTAACATGCAGAATAAGCAAACAGCATTCTTTGTTAGCTTATTTATTCCTAGCTTAATTGTATTATTACTCGCACTGGTTGGTTTTGTGGTTTTATTTAAGCAAGCAAATTGCTTATTGCTAGTAATAGGGGTTGTTTGGTGTTTACTACAACAGGCCTTAGCGCAAAAAAAACCAGCGCATTATGCGCTGGTTTGGCTAATTACAACAGGGTTGCTGCTAGCTTTACTAAATTAATTAAGCTGCATCTGCCTTTTTAGATTTCGCTTTGCTATTACGCGCTGCTTTGCCGGCAAGTAAATCTGCAGGGTCAAAGTCATCAACGTTAATCACATCTAGACGTGCTTTCTCAACTGCAGCGAGCTTATCGGCTTCTGCTTGGCTTAAAATGCCTGCTTCTAAGCCCATTTGCGCCACTTTATCAAGCTGGAAGAATGGTAGTTTTACGCCTTTTTCTTTACATACACGCTCAAACAATGGCTCTACTTCTAGAACGTCTTTAAGCGTTTGCTCTTGACGGCCCACAAGGTTAAGCGGTTCGTTTGTAAGGTATACATAGCTTGCTAAACGATTACGTGTTTCGCTAGGAACTTGCAATAACTGCGCTAGTTTGTGCTCAAGTTTGTCGGTAGGTTTACGAACCGGACGACCAAACGGGAATAACAATACTTTTAAAACACCACGTAGTGGAGCCGACGGCATGTTATTAATTAAATCAGCAAGTGCACGTTGGCAGTGGTAAAGATGATCCTGACAGCTCCATTGAACTAGTGCAAAATCTTCTTTCTTACG
Coding sequences within it:
- a CDS encoding ATP-binding cassette domain-containing protein; its protein translation is MIEVIGLHKQFAENVLYSGYSVQFCAPKICIEAPNGQGKTTLLMMLAELETRQSGQILFSKKTLTEPHKQVAIASDCIALPDFLTAKQIINLSVNTLDCDWPTTIIDGFNFNEFLNTRFDALSSGNQKKCQLILALMRDAPYLLLDEPSAALDQASIQYLLVLLDEYLIDKPNGKIVITCHEPAPFIERGFECIPL
- a CDS encoding DUF6136 family protein, which encodes MIANLKQSIGQYRSFMDYRYQAYKTELTQLLLQLKNFGLLFLVVLGSAMLGMILLLFLGLGKIIDSSDAPQYGAQMAWLYLLLQSVMLSAMKPAIKNSAQRAFQQTLVKRYWLGFMDIKLLLLSNGWLIASLIIAIDLSLSQWLRVPHFWLFLLLQFVLGILCLYKPIALVYGFLLSAVWATLPLDVSPLLYHSGFVLLFALSTLMVPFNATAKLKLNSLTGFWLLFFMHNSWALIWRGALLLCVFMASKVLLQERADLAAIFSILSLAFVVLFSSSLQFDCRHLYQQYSVFFNMQNKQTAFFVSLFIPSLIVLLLALVGFVVLFKQANCLLLVIGVVWCLLQQALAQKKPAHYALVWLITTGLLLALLN